Proteins from a single region of Ziziphus jujuba cultivar Dongzao chromosome 1, ASM3175591v1:
- the LOC107419188 gene encoding uncharacterized protein LOC107419188: protein MSHQDSHHTRQTHSTFTTTLDTLLRSTSIFLRNKRIFLSIFALTTFPLSFLLFSLSFSTRSLKFQIHHLEAVAVFASTHLESLFLRLDSRINAVSLLRIKALFFLPCYALSLLAAVTSVSSTYLAYGGKRPSFVTALNAVRLTWKRPLVTSICVYVLLLAYAPIPRVLAVVLSGSPAVGIPVVVIGLGVEVYLMAVMSVGMVVSIAEERCGWEAIRVGWGLMAGRRVSGWVLSGGFLLVATGIIRSGGNGMEEEVEGDYWWSVVGKEMGLMGMYGMVVMWSYVVATVFYCDCRTCHGFPTTHHHPSHMEVIMV from the coding sequence atgtcccACCAAGATTCACACCACACCCGGCAAACCCACTCCACTTTCACCACTACTCTCGACACCCTGCTCCGTTCCACATCGATTTTCCTGAGAAACAAACGcattttcctttccatttttGCCCTCACAACCTTCCCTCTCTCCTTCCTCCTCTTCTCCCTCTCCTTCTCCACCCGCTCTctgaaatttcaaatccaccatctGGAAGCCGTCGCCGTCTTCGCCTCTACCCACCTCGAATCCTTGTTCCTCCGCTTAGACTCCCGCATCAACGCCGTCTCTCTCCTCCGCATTAAAGCCCTCTTCTTCCTCCCTTGCTACGCCCTTTCCCTCCTCGCCGCCGTTACCTCCGTCAGCTCCACTTACCTCGCTTACGGCGGAAAGCGTCCGAGTTTCGTAACGGCGCTGAACGCCGTTAGGCTGACGTGGAAGAGGCCGCTGGTGACCTCCATTTGCGTCTACGTTCTCCTTCTCGCATACGCTCCCATCCCACGGGTGCTGGCGGTGGTCCTGTCGGGATCGCCGGCGGTGGGAATCCCCGTAGTGGTGATCGGTTTGGGAGTGGAGGTTTATCTGATGGCGGTGATGAGTGTTGGGATGGTGGTCTCGATCGCGGAAGAGAGATGCGGGTGGGAGGCGATCCGGGTGGGTTGGGGTTTGATGGCGGGCAGGCGGGTATCCGGGTGGGTTTTGTCGGGTGGGTTTTTGTTGGTGGCGACGGGAATTATACGGAGTGGTGGGAATGGGATGGAGGAGGAGGTGGAAGGGGATTATTGGTGGAGTGTTGTTGGGAAGGAAATGGGTTTGATGGGAATGTATGGGATGGTGGTGATGTGGAGCTACGTGGTCGCCACTGTTTTTTACTGCGATTGTAGGACCTGCCATGGTTTTCCAACTACTCATCATCATCCCTCTCACATGGAGGTCATCATGGTTTAG